One genomic window of Polyangium aurulentum includes the following:
- the asnS gene encoding asparagine--tRNA ligase, translating into MQIHRIRQLFEQSPVDQRIAVCGWVRTRRDAKGGFSFIELNDGSCLKNLQVIADEKLPNYESEVKKLGTGASVRIEGTVVQSQGKEQAIEVRAESVQVYGGSPEDYPLQKKRHGFDYLRTIAHLRPRTNTFGAVTRIRHTLAMAVHDFFRARGFFYVHTPIITALDCEGAGEMFQVTTLDLDKPPRTPEGKIDYERDFFGKRTALTVSGQLEGEIYAMALGNIYTFGPTFRAENSNTTRHLAEFWMIEPEMAFADLEHNAYIAEEFLKHVIRAVLESCGEDLNLLDQFVQKGLKASLEHIVAAPFARMTYTEAIDVLQKSGQTFEFKPEWGQSLQTEHERYLTEVHLKKPVILTDYPKDFTAFYMRLNDDGKTVRNMDVLVPQIGEIIGGSQREERYDVLLRRMQEGGLNPEDYAFYVDLRKYGTAPHAGFGLGFERLVLLCTGMGNIRDVIPFPRTPGHADF; encoded by the coding sequence ATGCAGATCCATCGAATCCGCCAGCTCTTCGAGCAATCCCCCGTCGACCAGCGCATCGCCGTCTGCGGCTGGGTCCGCACGCGCCGCGACGCGAAGGGCGGCTTCTCCTTCATCGAGCTGAACGACGGCTCCTGCCTGAAGAACCTGCAGGTCATCGCGGACGAGAAGCTCCCGAACTACGAGTCCGAGGTGAAGAAGCTCGGCACCGGCGCGAGCGTGCGCATCGAGGGCACGGTCGTCCAGAGCCAGGGCAAGGAGCAGGCGATCGAGGTGCGGGCCGAGAGCGTGCAGGTCTACGGCGGATCGCCCGAGGACTACCCGCTGCAGAAGAAGCGTCACGGCTTCGACTACCTGCGAACGATCGCGCACCTGCGGCCGAGGACGAACACCTTCGGCGCCGTCACGCGCATCCGCCACACGCTGGCGATGGCCGTGCACGACTTCTTCCGCGCGCGCGGCTTCTTCTACGTGCACACGCCGATCATCACCGCGCTCGACTGCGAGGGCGCGGGCGAGATGTTCCAGGTGACGACGCTCGACCTCGACAAGCCCCCGCGCACGCCCGAGGGCAAGATCGACTACGAGCGCGACTTCTTCGGCAAGCGCACGGCGCTCACGGTGAGCGGCCAGCTCGAGGGCGAGATCTACGCGATGGCCCTCGGCAACATCTACACGTTCGGGCCCACGTTCCGCGCCGAGAACTCGAACACCACGCGCCACCTCGCCGAGTTCTGGATGATCGAGCCCGAGATGGCGTTCGCCGATCTCGAGCACAACGCCTACATCGCCGAGGAGTTCTTGAAGCACGTGATCCGCGCCGTGCTCGAGAGCTGCGGCGAGGATCTCAACCTGCTCGATCAGTTCGTGCAGAAGGGCTTGAAGGCGAGCCTCGAGCACATCGTCGCCGCGCCCTTCGCGCGCATGACGTACACCGAGGCGATCGACGTCCTGCAGAAGTCGGGGCAAACGTTCGAGTTCAAGCCCGAGTGGGGCCAGAGCCTTCAGACCGAGCACGAGCGCTACCTGACCGAGGTGCACCTGAAGAAGCCCGTGATCCTCACCGACTACCCGAAGGACTTCACGGCCTTCTACATGCGCCTGAACGACGACGGGAAGACGGTCAGGAACATGGACGTGCTCGTGCCGCAGATCGGCGAGATCATCGGCGGCAGCCAGCGCGAGGAGCGCTACGACGTGCTCCTGCGGCGCATGCAGGAGGGCGGCTTGAACCCCGAGGACTACGCGTTCTACGTCGACCTGCGCAAGTACGGCACCGCGCCGCACGCGGGCTTCGGCCTCGGCTTCGAGCGCCTCGTCCTGCTCTGCACGGGAATGGGCAACATCCGCGACGTCATCCCGTTCCCGCGCACGCCCGGCCACGCCGACTTCTAG
- a CDS encoding HIT family protein: MSANCIFCRIVSGEVPGHLVLDEPGVLAFLDTKPLFPGHCLVVPRGHVETLVDLPDEQITPLFSAAKRIAAVLPDVLGAEGTFVAMNNRVSQSVPHLHVHVVPRKKKDGLKGFFWPRSSYASDEQIAEVARSIREALG; encoded by the coding sequence ATGAGCGCAAATTGCATTTTTTGTCGCATCGTATCGGGTGAGGTGCCCGGGCATCTCGTGCTGGACGAACCCGGGGTGCTCGCGTTTCTCGATACGAAGCCGCTGTTCCCAGGACATTGCCTCGTGGTGCCCCGCGGGCACGTCGAGACGCTCGTAGATTTACCGGACGAGCAGATCACGCCGCTCTTCTCGGCGGCAAAGCGGATCGCGGCCGTGTTGCCCGACGTGCTCGGAGCCGAGGGGACGTTCGTGGCGATGAACAATCGCGTCAGCCAGAGCGTGCCGCACCTGCACGTGCACGTGGTGCCTCGTAAGAAGAAGGACGGACTGAAGGGGTTCTTCTGGCCGCGCTCGAGCTACGCGAGCGACGAGCAGATCGCCGAGGTGGCGAGGTCGATCCGCGAAGCGCTCGGCTGA
- a CDS encoding SRPBCC family protein, which produces METSSPPPSSRPTPRGARAVFWLWFGLRDPVGRRVYLVTGACLMALKYALDGLLVYATTREIWSPAAYLSPVFQLRSQTVPDAPTWMFIAMAVMTLPFMWIGVSMSVRRAATAGLSPWAGLVFLVPVLNYLGMLVLAALPDRGDAWHPEPTTPYRAPGPQKRLPLQIEGMLRSALLGVVAAVGAGLAMAGLSVYALGLYGLSLFFVTPFVMGAVSAFLLNRPAEQTLGKTVSVACVSVLIAGGALMLFALEGLVCLLMAAPIALTVSVIGAVIGRAIAIQTRTPSQHVAACVLALPGLVGAEAAVVAPPLHEVVSVVEVDAAPEKVWANVVDFGELEPPAEWFFHTGIAYPVRARLEGRGVGAVRYCEFSTGPFVEPITVWDEPRKLAFDVAKQPHAMREWSPFKYVHAPHLDGSLRSKRGEFRLIELPGGRTRLEGHTWYELEMYPNVYWKIWSDAAIHAIHERVLRHVKKRSEGG; this is translated from the coding sequence ATGGAAACGTCCTCGCCTCCGCCTTCGTCGAGGCCGACGCCCAGGGGCGCGCGCGCCGTCTTTTGGCTGTGGTTCGGGCTGCGCGACCCGGTGGGGCGTCGCGTCTATCTCGTGACGGGCGCTTGCCTGATGGCGCTCAAGTACGCGCTCGATGGGCTGCTCGTATACGCGACCACGCGCGAGATCTGGTCGCCGGCCGCGTACCTGAGCCCGGTCTTCCAGCTGCGCAGCCAAACGGTTCCCGACGCGCCGACCTGGATGTTCATCGCGATGGCCGTGATGACGCTGCCGTTCATGTGGATCGGGGTGTCGATGAGCGTGCGGCGCGCGGCCACGGCGGGGCTGTCGCCGTGGGCGGGGCTCGTCTTCCTGGTGCCGGTGCTCAATTACCTCGGGATGCTCGTGCTCGCGGCGCTGCCCGATCGCGGCGATGCCTGGCACCCCGAGCCGACGACGCCCTATCGCGCGCCGGGGCCGCAGAAGCGCCTTCCGCTGCAGATCGAGGGGATGCTGCGCAGCGCGCTGCTCGGCGTGGTTGCGGCGGTGGGGGCGGGGCTCGCGATGGCGGGGCTCAGCGTGTATGCGCTCGGGCTCTACGGGCTCTCGCTCTTCTTCGTGACGCCGTTCGTGATGGGCGCGGTGAGCGCGTTCTTGCTCAACCGGCCCGCCGAGCAGACGCTCGGCAAGACGGTCTCGGTGGCGTGCGTGTCGGTCCTGATCGCGGGTGGAGCGCTGATGCTCTTCGCGCTCGAGGGGCTCGTGTGCCTGCTGATGGCGGCGCCGATCGCGCTCACGGTGTCGGTGATCGGCGCGGTGATCGGGCGCGCGATCGCGATCCAGACGAGGACGCCGAGCCAGCACGTGGCCGCGTGCGTGCTCGCGCTGCCGGGGCTCGTGGGCGCGGAGGCGGCCGTGGTCGCGCCGCCGCTGCACGAGGTGGTGAGCGTGGTGGAGGTGGACGCGGCGCCCGAAAAAGTCTGGGCGAACGTCGTCGATTTCGGCGAGCTCGAGCCTCCGGCGGAGTGGTTCTTCCACACGGGGATCGCCTACCCGGTGCGCGCGCGCCTCGAGGGCCGCGGGGTCGGGGCGGTGCGCTACTGCGAGTTCTCGACGGGCCCGTTCGTCGAGCCCATCACGGTCTGGGACGAGCCGCGCAAGCTCGCGTTCGACGTGGCGAAGCAGCCGCACGCGATGCGGGAGTGGAGCCCGTTCAAGTACGTGCACGCGCCGCACCTCGACGGCAGCCTGCGCTCGAAGCGCGGCGAGTTCCGGCTGATCGAGCTCCCTGGCGGGCGCACGCGGCTCGAGGGGCACACGTGGTACGAGCTGGAGATGTACCCGAACGTGTACTGGAAGATCTGGTCGGACGCGGCGATTCACGCGATCCACGAGCGTGTGCTCAGGCACGTGAAGAAGCGCAGCGAGGGCGGGTGA
- a CDS encoding 30S ribosomal protein S1 produces MASNANVEMTGSEGGSGMESFAALFEQRVESDFAREGEIIAGTVVQVGRDSVVVDIGGKSEGVIPLREFADATGQIGVKPGDKVDVYIESRENDDGLVTLSKEKADKMKVWDEISNACEADELIEGTISQRVKGGLSVTIRGGVKAFLPGSQVDLRPIRNLDKLIGQTYKFKVIKFNKKRGNIVLSRRVLLERERDEMKQKTLETLTEGMTVKGTIKNITEYGAFVDLGGIDGLLHITDMSWGRVNHPNEVFNVGDEVTVKVLKYNPETERVSLGLKQTQEDPWNHAEEAYPAGKKVRGKVMSITDYGAFVELEPGVEGLIHVSEMSWTKKVKHPSKLLEVGQEIECQVLEVDARAKRISLGLKQLEPDPWMLFTDKYHPGDKIAGKVRSLTDYGVFVGIEEGVDGMVHKSDLSWSVRVNNPTDMHHKGDDVEAIILSINHDEKKVSLGIKQLWDDPWPSMITEYPPGRVIEDAHVVSVVDYGVFVRLREGVEALVSQGDILEPEGGAKIKPGDKIKVEVSSVDTVERRLFVTMKNIGVEKPQPAERPKRAKSASSGGGAADEAKPAAGTVGDLIREKLAGKLGLDKNKES; encoded by the coding sequence ATGGCTAGTAACGCGAACGTGGAGATGACGGGATCCGAGGGAGGATCCGGCATGGAAAGCTTCGCCGCGCTCTTCGAGCAGCGCGTCGAGTCGGATTTCGCCCGCGAAGGCGAGATCATCGCGGGGACGGTCGTTCAGGTTGGCCGCGACTCCGTGGTGGTCGACATCGGCGGCAAGAGCGAGGGCGTGATCCCGCTCCGGGAGTTCGCGGACGCCACGGGTCAGATCGGCGTCAAGCCCGGCGACAAGGTGGACGTCTACATCGAGAGCCGCGAGAACGACGACGGCCTCGTCACCTTGTCGAAGGAGAAGGCCGACAAGATGAAGGTCTGGGATGAGATCTCGAACGCCTGCGAGGCGGACGAGCTCATCGAGGGCACCATCAGCCAGCGCGTGAAGGGCGGCCTGTCCGTCACGATCCGCGGCGGCGTGAAGGCGTTCCTGCCGGGCTCTCAGGTCGACCTCCGCCCGATCCGCAACCTCGATAAGCTGATCGGACAGACCTACAAGTTCAAGGTCATCAAGTTCAACAAGAAGCGGGGCAACATCGTCCTGTCCCGCCGCGTCCTGCTCGAGCGCGAGCGCGACGAGATGAAGCAGAAGACGCTCGAGACCCTCACCGAGGGCATGACCGTCAAGGGGACCATCAAGAACATCACCGAGTACGGTGCGTTCGTGGACCTCGGCGGCATCGACGGCCTCTTGCACATCACGGACATGAGCTGGGGCCGCGTGAACCACCCGAACGAGGTGTTCAACGTCGGCGACGAGGTCACCGTCAAGGTCCTCAAGTACAACCCCGAGACCGAGCGCGTCTCCCTGGGCCTGAAGCAGACCCAGGAGGATCCGTGGAACCACGCCGAGGAGGCCTACCCGGCTGGCAAGAAGGTCCGCGGCAAGGTCATGTCGATCACGGACTACGGCGCCTTCGTGGAGCTGGAGCCCGGCGTCGAGGGCCTGATCCACGTGAGCGAGATGAGCTGGACCAAGAAGGTCAAGCACCCGTCGAAGCTCCTCGAGGTCGGCCAGGAGATCGAGTGCCAGGTGCTCGAGGTCGACGCGCGCGCCAAGCGCATCAGCCTGGGGCTCAAGCAGCTCGAGCCCGATCCGTGGATGCTCTTCACGGACAAGTACCACCCCGGCGACAAGATCGCGGGCAAGGTCCGGTCTCTCACCGATTACGGCGTGTTCGTCGGGATCGAGGAGGGCGTCGACGGCATGGTCCACAAGAGCGATCTCTCGTGGTCGGTGCGCGTCAACAACCCCACGGACATGCACCACAAGGGCGATGACGTCGAGGCGATCATCCTCTCGATCAACCATGACGAGAAGAAGGTCTCGCTCGGCATCAAGCAGCTCTGGGACGATCCGTGGCCCTCGATGATCACCGAGTACCCGCCCGGTCGCGTGATCGAGGACGCGCATGTGGTCAGCGTGGTCGACTACGGCGTGTTCGTTCGGCTGCGCGAGGGCGTCGAGGCTCTCGTGTCGCAGGGTGACATCCTCGAGCCCGAAGGCGGCGCGAAGATCAAGCCCGGCGACAAGATCAAGGTCGAGGTCTCCTCGGTCGACACGGTCGAGCGTCGTCTCTTCGTCACGATGAAGAACATCGGCGTCGAGAAGCCGCAGCCGGCCGAGCGCCCGAAGCGCGCGAAGAGCGCGTCGAGCGGCGGCGGCGCTGCCGACGAGGCGAAGCCCGCAGCCGGAACGGTCGGCGATCTCATCCGCGAGAAGCTCGCCGGCAAGCTCGGTCTCGACAAGAACAAGGAGTCCTGA
- a CDS encoding YfiM family protein, with the protein MKRSLAIAFAALIAFALVLAARPAQAEPKAPVDPFFGRDKALHFGFSAVLAGTGYGGAALVGFDHRADRVALGASLAIGAGFTKEVLDAAGLGTPSWKDFAWDVLGTLVGLGVSISIDYATQPRRPAALAR; encoded by the coding sequence ATGAAGCGAAGCCTCGCCATCGCGTTCGCAGCGCTGATCGCCTTCGCCCTCGTCCTCGCCGCGCGCCCCGCCCAGGCCGAGCCCAAGGCTCCGGTCGACCCGTTCTTCGGCAGGGACAAGGCGCTGCACTTCGGCTTCAGCGCCGTGCTCGCGGGCACGGGCTACGGAGGCGCCGCGCTCGTCGGCTTCGACCATCGCGCGGACCGGGTCGCCCTCGGCGCGAGCCTCGCGATCGGCGCGGGTTTCACCAAGGAGGTCCTGGACGCGGCGGGGCTCGGTACACCCTCGTGGAAGGACTTCGCGTGGGACGTGCTCGGCACGCTGGTGGGCCTCGGCGTCTCGATCTCCATCGATTACGCGACGCAGCCTCGCCGCCCCGCCGCGCTCGCGCGCTGA
- a CDS encoding sulfurtransferase: MNRGPLVSVEWLAEHAKDPNVQIVDVRWYLVGKSGADEYAKGHLPGAVFVDLGRDLAGDPARGPGRHPLPDAAAFAATLARLGVREDTLVVAYDDSGGSQAARMWWLLRYFGHPGGRVLDGGIGAWVAAGHPLVQDVPTVEPAPPLGLRPGGAGVVDKAAVARLRGADPRDAVVLDARARERYEGRSEPVDARPGHVPGALSAPFAENLTAPGGTFLPDEALAARYRALGALDAKTVVCYCGSGVTACHDLLALALLGREDALLYEGSWSDWSRDASLPAETHSP; the protein is encoded by the coding sequence ATGAATCGAGGACCGCTGGTCTCGGTGGAGTGGCTCGCGGAGCACGCGAAGGATCCGAACGTGCAGATCGTCGACGTGCGCTGGTATCTGGTGGGCAAGAGCGGCGCGGACGAGTACGCGAAGGGGCACTTGCCCGGCGCCGTGTTCGTCGATCTCGGTCGCGATCTCGCCGGTGATCCGGCGCGCGGGCCCGGCCGCCATCCCTTGCCGGATGCGGCTGCGTTCGCGGCGACGCTCGCGCGCCTCGGCGTTCGCGAAGACACGCTCGTGGTGGCGTACGACGACTCGGGCGGCTCGCAGGCGGCGCGCATGTGGTGGCTCTTGCGCTACTTCGGGCATCCCGGAGGGCGCGTGCTCGACGGCGGCATCGGGGCGTGGGTGGCCGCGGGGCATCCGCTCGTGCAGGACGTGCCAACGGTCGAGCCTGCGCCGCCGCTTGGGCTCCGGCCTGGCGGCGCGGGCGTCGTGGACAAGGCGGCCGTGGCGCGGCTGCGCGGGGCCGACCCTCGCGATGCGGTCGTGCTCGATGCGCGGGCGCGGGAGCGGTACGAGGGGCGGTCGGAGCCGGTGGACGCGCGGCCAGGGCACGTGCCGGGCGCGCTGTCGGCGCCCTTCGCCGAGAACCTCACGGCCCCCGGCGGCACGTTTCTGCCCGACGAGGCGCTCGCGGCGCGTTATCGGGCGCTCGGCGCGCTCGATGCGAAGACCGTGGTTTGCTACTGCGGATCGGGCGTGACGGCTTGCCACGATCTGCTGGCGCTTGCGCTCCTCGGGCGGGAAGATGCGCTCCTCTACGAAGGGTCCTGGAGCGACTGGTCGAGAGACGCGAGCCTGCCGGCCGAGACCCACAGCCCCTGA
- a CDS encoding response regulator — protein MSNADGEKAIILVVEDDPDIRETIAQILDEEGYVPIVAENGQEALRRLAEGPRPRLILLDLMMPIMDGWEFREQQRQDPRYADIPVIIVSADGNVRQKATKLGADGHIRKPVGIDELLAVVQRYCA, from the coding sequence ATGTCGAACGCAGATGGCGAAAAGGCGATCATCCTCGTGGTCGAGGACGATCCCGACATACGCGAGACCATCGCGCAGATCCTCGACGAGGAGGGTTATGTGCCGATCGTCGCGGAGAACGGGCAGGAGGCGCTGCGCCGTCTCGCCGAGGGACCGCGCCCGCGCTTGATCCTGCTCGACCTCATGATGCCCATCATGGACGGCTGGGAGTTCCGCGAGCAGCAGCGTCAGGACCCGAGGTACGCCGACATCCCCGTGATCATCGTGTCCGCGGACGGCAACGTGCGGCAGAAGGCCACCAAGCTCGGCGCCGATGGCCATATTCGCAAGCCCGTCGGCATCGACGAGCTCCTCGCGGTCGTGCAGCGATACTGCGCTTAA
- a CDS encoding HIT family protein — protein sequence MGNPLWAPWRMEYILSPKGGTCIFCGIASSSPEELAARLVVCVTDHAFVVLNRYPFAAGHLLVVPHEHVDGLEKLSAEAYTATFELVRASVTRLRAAVRPEGLNVGLNLGASAGAGIAEHLHVHIVPRWSGDTNFMPVLADTRVIPQALEKTRDYLAPFFADLPGVRLPALPHGGAP from the coding sequence ATGGGCAATCCGCTCTGGGCGCCGTGGCGCATGGAGTACATCCTCTCGCCGAAGGGCGGGACGTGCATCTTCTGCGGGATCGCGTCCTCCTCGCCGGAGGAACTCGCTGCGCGCCTCGTCGTGTGCGTCACCGACCACGCGTTTGTCGTGCTAAACCGCTACCCGTTTGCGGCAGGCCACCTGCTCGTCGTGCCGCACGAGCATGTCGACGGGCTCGAGAAGCTGTCGGCGGAGGCGTACACGGCCACGTTCGAGCTCGTGCGCGCCTCGGTGACGCGGCTGCGCGCGGCGGTGCGGCCCGAGGGGCTCAACGTGGGCCTGAACCTCGGCGCATCCGCGGGCGCTGGCATCGCCGAGCACCTGCACGTGCACATCGTCCCCCGCTGGTCGGGTGATACGAACTTCATGCCGGTCCTCGCCGACACGCGCGTGATCCCGCAGGCGCTCGAGAAGACGCGCGACTATCTCGCGCCCTTCTTCGCCGATCTGCCCGGCGTGCGGCTGCCTGCCCTGCCCCACGGAGGCGCGCCTTGA
- the cmk gene encoding (d)CMP kinase, protein MSAGGLRRVRVAIDGPAGAGKSTVARALADRLGYLLLDTGALYRTVALAALRGQIRWDDAERLAALSEDLVARGRITIEHIERTQNSGSGMRVRLDGEDVSSAIRTPDVSLGASRVSAVPAVRAALLDMQRRAGEAGGVVLEGRDIGTVVFPDAEVKFFLTASPEVRARRRYEELAARGNAPSYEETLADVERRDKADTERPVAPLKQADDAIVVDSSDRIVAELVEEMALVVERCTAG, encoded by the coding sequence GTGAGCGCTGGCGGCCTCCGTCGCGTGCGCGTGGCCATCGACGGCCCCGCGGGCGCGGGCAAGAGCACGGTGGCGCGCGCGCTCGCCGACAGGCTCGGCTACCTGCTGCTCGACACGGGCGCGCTCTACCGCACGGTCGCGCTCGCCGCGCTGCGAGGGCAGATCCGCTGGGACGACGCCGAGCGGCTCGCCGCGCTGTCGGAGGATCTCGTCGCGCGCGGGCGCATCACGATCGAGCACATCGAGCGCACGCAGAACAGCGGAAGCGGCATGCGTGTCAGGCTCGACGGCGAGGACGTCTCCTCCGCGATCCGCACGCCCGACGTGAGCCTCGGCGCGAGCCGCGTCTCGGCGGTCCCCGCGGTGCGCGCGGCCCTCCTCGACATGCAGCGCCGCGCCGGCGAGGCGGGCGGGGTCGTGCTCGAGGGCAGGGACATCGGCACGGTCGTCTTCCCCGACGCCGAGGTGAAGTTCTTTCTCACCGCCTCCCCCGAGGTCCGCGCGCGCCGCCGCTACGAGGAGCTCGCCGCGCGCGGCAACGCGCCCTCGTACGAGGAGACGCTCGCGGACGTCGAGCGCCGCGACAAGGCCGACACCGAGCGCCCCGTGGCTCCCTTGAAGCAGGCCGACGACGCGATCGTCGTCGACTCGAGCGACCGCATCGTCGCCGAGCTCGTCGAGGAGATGGCCCTTGTCGTCGAGCGCTGCACCGCCGGCTAA
- a CDS encoding tetratricopeptide repeat protein, which produces MKTSDKPKGTLAAPDKPKAALDKPKGTPAAVADKPKQKDPKDAQRALLAAAREKQAAAPDPLAALEPKKLALRLGIPLLLVWIIAFAISGWIPKAVAAAVTLALAGLVIWVLRTVKKTRAVADIIRTADTPEARKEALSKLETQFDKDDPAAVFARAQIELQEGDPRKALATLETIRLEKVMPPVADEARAQRAMIHLVLGETDEAKALCEKVDLSRHKEPKSRATIAAIVGEAWARSGQAKKAVELLETIDPNDATYADLKPQLLRSRAFAYAWANDTKKMKQVLRTLQSINAQYLASFITKKKMPGGVPPKGVHPLLEKEAFEMITRSGMVPRKMEYRRG; this is translated from the coding sequence TTGAAGACGTCCGACAAGCCCAAGGGGACGCTCGCCGCCCCGGACAAGCCGAAAGCCGCGCTCGACAAGCCCAAGGGCACGCCCGCGGCCGTTGCCGACAAACCGAAGCAGAAGGACCCGAAGGACGCCCAGCGCGCCTTGCTCGCCGCCGCGCGTGAAAAGCAGGCCGCGGCGCCCGATCCGCTGGCGGCGCTCGAGCCGAAGAAGCTCGCGCTCAGGCTCGGCATCCCGCTGTTGCTCGTGTGGATCATCGCGTTCGCGATCTCGGGCTGGATCCCGAAGGCCGTCGCGGCCGCGGTGACGCTCGCGCTCGCGGGCCTCGTGATCTGGGTCCTGCGGACGGTGAAAAAGACGCGCGCGGTGGCGGACATCATCCGCACGGCGGACACGCCCGAGGCGCGCAAAGAGGCCCTCTCGAAGCTCGAGACGCAGTTCGACAAGGACGACCCGGCGGCGGTGTTCGCGCGGGCGCAGATCGAGCTGCAGGAGGGCGATCCGCGCAAGGCGCTGGCGACGCTCGAGACGATCCGGCTCGAGAAGGTGATGCCGCCCGTCGCGGACGAGGCGCGCGCGCAGCGGGCGATGATCCACCTCGTGCTCGGCGAGACGGACGAGGCGAAGGCTCTCTGCGAGAAGGTCGATCTGTCGCGCCACAAGGAGCCGAAGAGCCGTGCGACGATCGCGGCGATCGTGGGCGAGGCGTGGGCGCGCAGCGGGCAGGCCAAGAAGGCGGTGGAGCTGCTCGAGACGATCGACCCGAACGACGCGACGTACGCGGATCTGAAGCCGCAGCTTCTGCGCTCGCGCGCGTTCGCCTATGCGTGGGCGAACGACACGAAGAAGATGAAGCAGGTCCTGCGGACGTTGCAGTCGATCAACGCGCAGTATCTCGCGTCGTTCATCACGAAGAAGAAGATGCCGGGCGGCGTGCCGCCGAAGGGCGTTCATCCCCTGCTCGAGAAGGAAGCCTTCGAGATGATCACGCGATCGGGGATGGTGCCGCGGAAGATGGAATACCGGCGCGGTTAA
- a CDS encoding AI-2E family transporter, giving the protein MSELPRPAEKKWERRIFLALSAAIVITIIVVAHAVMLPFVLALVVAYVLTPAVVRVERRGVPRWAAILLVYTLTLGAVGGFVAVIVPRLVSEGRGLASEWPNLTRKVREDWLPSIDARLGRWSGQPAGEPSPTPELRSGDAQPLVGVDPLKADEKPPMRIVKRDDGSFDVFLSEDLRLHEVRNGTWEIESEPPPKGLSSAKVLREGFDKAIIYLRQNALEILKFGQIIAGAISRAIFNLFMTLMLAGYIILTHEKILGFFRDLWPPEARSAFDRFLRRLDRGLSGVVRGQLLICLVNGVLSAIGFWLFHLKYWPILSILAGVMSLIPIFGSILSSIPAVAIGLTQSPTIAFGVLAWIVGIHQLEANFLNPKIIGDAAKIHPVLVVFSLLVGEHFFQITGALFAVPCMSIAQTIFLHFRESTLGLRDPMSTTIPPPAPPPKTPIEPAGSAGIGGSGA; this is encoded by the coding sequence TTGAGCGAGCTCCCGCGGCCGGCAGAGAAGAAGTGGGAGCGCAGGATCTTCCTCGCGCTGAGCGCGGCCATCGTGATCACGATCATCGTGGTCGCGCACGCGGTGATGCTGCCGTTCGTGCTCGCGCTGGTCGTGGCGTACGTCCTCACGCCGGCCGTGGTGCGCGTCGAACGCAGGGGCGTGCCGCGCTGGGCGGCGATCCTGCTCGTCTACACGCTCACGCTGGGCGCGGTCGGCGGGTTCGTGGCCGTGATCGTGCCGCGGCTCGTCAGCGAGGGGCGCGGGCTCGCGTCCGAGTGGCCGAACCTCACGCGCAAGGTGCGCGAGGACTGGCTGCCTTCGATCGACGCGCGCCTCGGCCGCTGGAGCGGGCAGCCCGCCGGCGAGCCCTCGCCCACGCCCGAGCTGCGTTCGGGTGACGCGCAGCCGCTCGTCGGGGTCGATCCGCTGAAGGCCGACGAGAAGCCGCCGATGCGCATCGTCAAGCGCGACGACGGCTCGTTCGACGTGTTCCTGAGCGAGGATCTGCGCCTGCACGAGGTGCGCAACGGCACCTGGGAGATCGAGTCGGAGCCGCCGCCGAAGGGCCTGTCGAGCGCGAAGGTGCTGCGCGAGGGCTTCGACAAGGCGATCATCTACCTGCGCCAGAACGCGCTCGAGATCCTGAAGTTCGGCCAGATCATCGCGGGGGCGATCTCACGCGCGATCTTCAACCTCTTCATGACGTTGATGCTCGCGGGCTACATCATCCTGACCCACGAGAAGATCCTCGGCTTCTTCCGCGATCTGTGGCCGCCCGAGGCGCGCTCGGCGTTCGATCGCTTCCTCCGAAGGCTCGATCGGGGCCTGTCGGGCGTGGTGCGCGGGCAGCTCCTCATTTGCCTCGTCAACGGCGTCCTGTCGGCGATCGGGTTCTGGCTCTTCCACCTCAAGTACTGGCCGATCCTGTCGATCCTCGCGGGCGTGATGTCGCTCATCCCGATCTTCGGATCGATCCTCAGCTCCATCCCGGCCGTGGCCATCGGCCTCACGCAGTCGCCGACGATCGCGTTCGGGGTGCTCGCCTGGATCGTGGGCATCCACCAGCTCGAGGCGAACTTCCTGAACCCGAAGATCATCGGCGACGCGGCCAAGATTCACCCCGTCCTGGTCGTGTTCTCGCTGCTCGTGGGCGAGCATTTCTTCCAGATCACGGGCGCGCTCTTCGCCGTGCCGTGCATGTCGATCGCCCAGACGATCTTCCTGCACTTCCGCGAGTCCACGCTGGGGCTGCGCGATCCGATGTCGACGACCATCCCCCCGCCTGCGCCGCCGCCCAAGACGCCCATCGAGCCGGCGGGTTCGGCCGGGATTGGTGGTTCTGGCGCGTGA